TTATCGCCTATCCGCATATGCCGAACCGAGTACCTGTTCATTGGGGAATAAATGGAGAGGTAAATCAGTACGGTTCAAAAGTGGAACAAGTTTCGATGAGTGCTCTGCCTCTCGTTCTTTTCATCTTCCTAAACTATTTACCGGCTATTGATCCGAAAAGGGAGTCATATAAGAAACATGGCTTTGCTTTCTCCGTCATCAATTTGATGATTATCATAGTTATATCGTGTATAAACCTTGCTGGATTACTTAGCGCCTTTGGCTATCCTATTTCATTTCAAAAAGTGTTGGCAGTACTCTTTGGACTTATGTTTTTAGTTCTTGGAAATTACATGTCTCAGATTCGCCATAATTACTTTTTCGGAATTCGCACTCCCTGGACACTGGCTTCAGAGTATGTCTGGAAAAAGACTCACAGATTCGGAGGATACATGTATATTCTTGTGGGCCTAGTGGCGTTTGTCTCCATCTTTATAGGGCCAGCGGGATTGACGATGTTTTTTGTGGCACTATTAATAGGAACTGCAGCCACAATCCTATATTCCTATCTGGTTTTTAAAAAGAATATATAAAAAGTGCCTGACACCTGAGCGGTAACGCATCGGGTGTCAGGCACCAATTTTTTACCCAAATAGGAATAACCAGATGATTGTGATGATAAAAAGGGGAGATATGCTTCGTGTTTTGTATACAATTAGGCCATTTATGATTCCAAGGGCGAAGGCTCCTGCTGAAACGGAAAAAGAGTGGACGCTAACATAAAAATGCAACGCGAAAGCAAGGCTTTGTACACAAATGGCTGTTATAACAGAAAGGCCAAGCTGCCGAAGTTTGACTTGCAGGACATTTCGAAAATACAGCTCGAGCATACAGCCATTAATAATAAGGGCCAAAGTACTCCCAAGTGAAATGGGATGCATGACTCCAGGTGATCCAGTCTTCCAAAGCAAAATTCCCATTAAACCAGCATATAATGGCAGCGATAAACCAAGATAGCGCCATGCCTTATGCTGGTTTATTTTAGTTGCAGCTGCATCCGGCAGCCGGGTAGGATCGACGGTCAATATTGTCACCCACGCCATGATGGTATAAATAGATAGAATCCATTGTAAAGGATCCGGAAACAAACTGCCAAAGGTATAAACGAGGCCTAATCCCATCACATCCGTGTATAACCTTCCTGTATCGACTTTCTTTCGGGCAGCTGGCGACAGCAAAAATGCAGGGGCATAAATCCTAGTCTTCATCATGGATGTGTTCTCCATTCCATTGTTCCCACCAGGAAATATGCTTGATACCATATCGTTTATGCTGCTGGGTTAAAGTACGCTTTAACTCTTGGGAAGTTTGACTGAATGCCGAAGATGAGGGATAGCCTATCGCCGTAATAATAACCACACGAAAGTTTGGTGGAATGTTTAATAGACTCTTAACAAGTGTTTCATCCCAGCCGATCATTTGCCGGCAGGAAAGCCCCATTAATTGGGCCTGATAGACAAGGCTCATCATCGCCAATCCACAATCATACAGATAGTAATCCTTTCCGGCCACCCGGTCATCCTCGTCTGGATCTGCTATTTGAACAATTAAACCGGCTGCATGTGTTGCCCATTTATTCGTTTGATGAAAGGCACTTGCTAATTTTTGAATATTGCTCTCGTTTTGAAGAATAATGTACCTTGCCGGCTGATGATTCCATGATGATGGCGCCCGTCGAGCTGATTCCAGTAATAGCTCCCAAACATCCATGGAGCATTTTTGCTTTGTCCAATTTGTTATACTCTTCCTTTCCATAATTTCACGGGCTAATGTGTTTGAGTACTCAGTCAATATCTTCTCCACCCTTCCAATAATAAACATTTTATCTTATGATGAGTTTAGTATAATCATGGATTAGGTCATAAAGATATTAACTTTGGTCATGTAAAAGTCATAGGTAAGGTGAAGTGAATGAACACCTTTTTTGTATTGATAAGATTGGTAAGTTACTTACTATTACTGGGACTTACCATTTATTTTGGCCATTCCCTAACATGGAGGGATTGGGCTGTTTCCATCCTTGTAATGGCTTGGGGGACTTGGGATTTTTGGAAAAAACCAAACGAAGACACTAAAAAACTGGGCTATGGTGTTTGGATAGAAGCAATCGCCATAACATGGTGGATCTTTTCTGTTCAGAGCGATGTTCTTCTTTATGCTTATATATCGCCTCTGGCCCGGGCATCCATTCATCTCGTCATTCGTGATAGATTACTATTTTTTATCACATGCTGCATGCTCATTGTAGTTTTCGAATGGTGGGTTCCCGGACATAGTTTTATCCCGCTGCTAGTGCTTTTATTTGTATTGGCCTACAGTTCGCTGATTGGCAGTCTTGTGGCTGAACGTCAGCGATCACAGCAATTACTTGGGTTATCCGAATTTGAAAGGGAACAACATATACGAGAACAGGAGCGGGTCCGGATTAGCCGTCAGCTGCATGATACGATGGGTCAATATTGGACGGCCGTGATCCGTATAATGGATGTCGCAGAAGCGGTTCCTATGCCAAATAAACAAACCTATATTCAAAAAGCCAGAAATGCAGCAGAATCAGGATTGCAGGAAATGAGAAACATCATTAGGAATTCTCAAGATGGCAAGCTGACATCGGAGCAATGGATTGATTTTGCTTTAAAATCATTGGAACGGTTAAAAGAATTAACAAACATCCAAATAGAATTATTGTTGCCAGAAGATGGCTGGTTTTTTTTACACAGACGAAAAGAAATAAGTGAACTCTTCGCTAGAGTCATAATTGAATCACTGACAAATGCGATTAGGCATGGGATGGCGACAAAGGTTTGCATTGAGGTGGGCGAAACCGATCAGAGCTGTCAACTTTTCATTCGTGATAACGGAGTCGGGTTTCAGAAGGAGATCCATGCAGGAATAGGGGTTCAATCGATTCGAGAACTGACAAGGGATGCCGGAGGTTCGTTTCAAATAGAAAGTAAGCAAAATCATGGAACAACTATAAAGCTTCATATCCCATTTAAAGGCGGGCAATGGAATGATTAAAATCGGAATGGCAGAAGACCAGGCATTGGTAAGAGAAAGTCTGGCTATTGTATTAGGGTTGGAACATGACATGGAGGTAGTGTGGGAAGCAGCAAATGGACTTCAGGCTGTGAATGCCTTAAAGGAAAATAAGGCAGATATAGTTTTAATGGACTTGCGAATGCCGGAACTGGATGGAGTATCGGCATCGAAACAAATCTCGATTGTTTCGCCGGAAACAAAGATCATCATTTTAACCACTTTTGATCATGACGAATGGATTCTGGATGCGCTCCATGCCGGGGCTTCTTTTTGTTTTTTAAAAGAAATACCACCCAAGCTATTAATTGAAGCGATTCGCTGTGTTTACCATCAGCAGTTCCATCCAGATAGCTGGAGTCCGGAATGGCGGCGGTATGCACCTGAAATTCAATTTAAAGCAAAGGTGAGCAGGACCTATGCTTCGTCCGAAGCCGTGGTAATTGAAAATGAGTTTCTGACATCAAGAGAACTGGAAGTCTTAAAACGGATAGGCAGCGGACAAACCAACTCCGAAATTGCTAAAGCTTTATTCTTAAGTGAAGGCACCGTAAAGAATTATGTCTCCAGCTTATACTATAAGATTGGCGTCAAAAATAGGAATGAAGCGATTCGCCTGGCAAGAAAATTGGGGCTCATTACTTCGTTCCATTAATTTCCTGTTCCAATCATTAAAGTTCAACCAGTTTAGCGAAAGCGGGTGCTAAAATAAGTGGAAATAAATGATCTTATGATATTTAAAACGGTAGTAAGTGAAGGTTCCATTAGTAAAGCTGCAAAAGAGCTGGGATATGTACAACCGAATGTAACAGAAAGAATCAAAAAACTAGAGCAAGAGTTAGAGACATCGCTGCTGCAAAGAAACAGCAGTGGTATTTCTCTATTGCCTCCGGGTGAAATTCTGTTAAATTACGCTGAGAAGGTCCTCACTCTAGTAGAAGATGCAAAAAGTGAAATTAAGAAGGACGGCCAGTACTATCGGATTGTGACGACACAATCGATTTTGTTTACTTATTTAAGCAGCCGTATCAAAGAAAATCTGAAAGACTATCAGATATATATGGAAAATAACCGTCAGCTTAATCAATTGTTAAAAAATCAAAAAGTAGATATGGCGATCACATATGAAAATTATTCCAATCCCGCGTTTCAAATGGTATCGAGTACATCCATTTCGATTGGTTTACTAAAAGCAAAAGGAAGATCAAAGATTGACTATTTAAAGGAAAGCTTTTTTGTCAGCCATGATCCCCAATGCCCTTTCAGAAATTATACAATTCAATTTATGGAGGAACATCATCTTTCTAACACCCAGCTGCATCAAATAGATTCTTATACACTTATTACGGAATTTGTTACAGAAGGAAAGGGAGTAGCCTTTTTACCAATTGATGATGAAAAATTTGAAAGAGTGGAGGAAGTAGAAATAGAAAGAATGCCCATCTATTTTTTTACCATTCGAGGATCGAGAAAAGAGCCCCCAGCAGAGCTATTTAAATGAAACATTCAAATAAAAAGAGGCGATCAACAATGATCCCCTCTTTTTATACAAGATAAAGAAGACTTCTTTCGAACGTGAATCGTTATTGGGAAATATGAAGAATTTCATAGATGGTAAGATGATCTGGGAGGTGAATAGCTGGTAGATCCTGATAAAATCGAAAGTGGCTGTATCTCCATTTATCTGGATTATATACAAGTAAGTCTCCTAAACATTTCTCATCATCTTCCATAAAATCATGAACAGAATGAAATGGCACCTTCCTCAATGATTTAGACGCCGCTATATCTCCGGCATACTCGATCACATAATGACTTTTATGGAAATTTTTATCAAGGTTTATAGAGTAAGAGACACCAATTTGAATATGCTGCCATCCAAAAGAGTCTAAAATATTGTCATAAAAACCATCAAAGATAAAATGGTTCATCCCTTGCGAGTGATTCCAAACGTATAAAGGTGCGTAGGAATTGTAGATATTTCCATTCTTCTCTTCCTCGGTCATTAAATACGCTTTAAAAAGAAGGTCAGGAAAACCATCTGTCTTATGCCCGTTTTCTTGCACTCGTTTCCTGATAATTTCCATATCATAATCTTTTGGCAAAATGACTTTATACTGCATGCCAATCATACTGATCACTCACTTTCGATGGTATATAAGTTATGATAGGCCGGGTTCAAGCCAATGTAAAATAGGTATAATTGATGGACGATATCAGTTGGAATGATAGGTAATTAGAAGTTGGACTGGATGTAATGAGCACTTTGGGTGAAAGAAACTGAAAAACAAATGGAGCTATTAAAATAGGCGTTGTTTTGAGCTGTTTAGAAAATAGCCCTCCTTATTTGACGGGCCGCTTAATAAGGAGGTTCTTTTTTGGGTTTTATAAATAATTGGGTTATTTGATCATTAAGCTCATCATCATCGATGTCAGGCCAATTATCGGGTATCACCATATAATGGCAATTTCCGTTTTCGAGATAACTGTAAATAATTTGCGCCTCATCTATTTCCTCTTTACTGACTGATTGGGAAAAATGAGGTTGATTTGTTTTAAAATAAGTGATCATCTGTGACTTAATAGCTGTTGCCAGCTCCTCGAGTCTATCTGATTGTAATTGATATCTTTCGCTGAAAAGAATTTTGTTTCTTTTGATCAGAAAAAGTTTAAAAGTCTGTTCCGTTAAAAATTCTATAATGGCAATATTTTTGTTTTCCTCAGTAAAATGAATGACTTTTTCTTTTTGAAGAAGGAAACGGACTGATTCCATATAATTTCGATATTTTCCTGCTGTTTCAAACTCAAAATTCTCTGCTGCATTTCGCATTTTTTTCTGCATTTCCTCAAGCAGGCTCGTATCCTCTCCATTTAATAAAGCGATAATGCGGCTAATAATTTCCCGGTAATCTTTAACGGCGGAATCTTTACAACACATCCCAAAACATAACCCCAGGGAATAATTCAAACATGGTGAATTTGTTTGAGAAGGCCCGCTGCATTGGATTTGACAAAATTCTTTTAATCCCTGTATGGCCTTTTCAACTGTATGTTTCGTGATAAACGGTCCAAAAGAAAGACAATTTTCATCAGTGGCGGGGGCATTTGTCACTTCAATCTTAGGAAATTCACTATTCATGTTAATTGCAATAAATGTATAGCCTTTTGGGCTTTTCATTTTTCGATTAAAGTAGGGTTTTATTTCTCGAATAAGATGGCATTCGAGCATAAAGGCTTCGAATTCTGTATCGGTGTAAATAACATCAAATTCCTTAATATTGTTCTTCAGTTTGACTACTTTTTGTGAGTGATTTCTGGAGTTCTGAAAATAAGATTGAACCCGCCGCTTGAGGTTTTTGGCTTTTCCGACATAGATAATGATACCTTGGGAATCCTTCATGAGATAGACTCCAGGGGTAGTGGGAAGGGATTGAGCTTTTTCTTTTAGATTGATAGGAATTCCTGCTTCCAAAAGCATAATATTTCACTTACTCCTCTACACATGCGGCAGCACCACTCCGCCATAAATAAACGCCGCAATGATCATAAATGCCGGATGAATTTTAAACTTAATTAGGGCAATAAAAGCAACCATTCCAATAATCAAAGAATGGACAGGTCCGATGGAGCTAAAAGAATTAGCTGCCATTTTCCAAGTCAATGCTACCATCATGATCGCAATCACCGGCTGCACTAACAGTGTCATTCCTTTAACGATAGTCGATTGCCGATGCCGGTTAAGAATTTTCAGCAATAAAATTAAAGCGAAAGCAGATGGGAAAATGGTTGCAAACAAGGCAACAAGGACTCCTAGCCATCCGTTGACATCATACCCAACATATGTAGCAATATTCGTGGCAATCGGGCCGGGCAGGGCATTGCCAATCGCGAGCATTTGAGAAAAATCAGCATTGTTTAACCATTTATAGTGATTGACAACTTCCTCATACATAAGCGGAATTGAAGCCGGCCCGCCTCCATAGCCTAAGACATTTGCCACAAAAAATCCCCAAAAAAGATGCAGCAGTTCCATGTGTAAATCCCTCCTTATTTTGATCGCTGGCTGACCTTATTTTTGATTTTAAAATGAAACGCCCCGTAGAGTAGAAAAATAAGGATGACAATGGCTGGATGCACAGGCACTACGTATAACAAAATAAATGAAAGCGCCAAAAACAGGACACCGAGGATTTTCCCTAATCCTTTCAACGCTTTGAAAGCAAACTCATATGCCATCTGCCCGAGCATGACGGCAATTACCGGCATCATGGCGCTAATCATATCGGTAAATGTTTTGGAAAAACTAAGGACATGTACGAGATCAAGCAGAACGATCGTTGCAATACAGGTCGGTGTAATATGGGCCAACACTCCAATAATAGCCCCAATCGCTCCTTTTAGTCTGTATCCCAGATAGGCCGCCATTTTAGGGGCAATCGGCCCCGGAAGCGCATTGGCAATGGCGTAAATTTCAGCAAATTCTTCGTCTTCTAACCAATGATAACGTGTAACAGCCTCATAGCGTATTAAAGGAATGACAGATGGTCCGCCGCCAAAACCTAATACTCCAGTACGAACCATTGCCATCATCAATTCTTTATAGGCAGACATTCACTTTCCTCCAGATTCTACGGTTAATGGTTATTTTATTAAAAATGTTATTGATCAATGATGGAAAGATAGCTACATTTTAACATTCTTAAATCAAAAAAACCTTTTAAATAAGTAGCGGGGGATATGGCCCATTAAAAATGGCTCTTGTTTTTTTAAATAAACGAAGCTTTAGCGAAGGCTTAAAACTTGGTGAAGCCGCTTGAAATGATTTAATATGGAATGGGAGAAAATAAAGTAATGGGCAAACAAAAATTTAATTTTCCGTGGAGGAAGAGGAATGAAAGAAATAAAGCCGCCGAAGAAGCCGCTGATTTATTATTATGTTGTGATTCTAATAGTCGTCATGCTTCTAAATACGTTTCTTTTTCCAGCGATTGTCCGCCATTCGATTAAAGAAGTAGACTATGGAACGTTCTTATCAATGGTAGATAAAGGAAAAGTGAAAAATGTACAAATTGAAGATGACTATATTACATTTAGCCCGAAAACCGGGGACATTGTATACAAAACGGGAACGATGGACGACCCGGATTTAGTCAATCGTCTTCATAAAGCCAATGTGAAGTTTACAAAGGTGATTCCTAAGGAAAATTCCCCTCTGATTAATTTCTTTTGGACTTGGGTTGCTCCGTTGCTGATCTTTATGGCAATTGGCCAATGGTTAACAAAGAGAATGCAGGGCCGGATGATGGGCGGAGGAGGAAATGCCTTTTCATTTGGAAAAAGCAATGCCAAAGTCTATGTCGAATCGGAAACTGGCATTACCTTTAATGACGTTGCTGGTCAGGATGAAGCAAAAGAGGCGCTTCAGGAAATCGTCGATTTTCTGCATAACTCAAAGAAATATGTGGATATCGGTGCTAATATTCCAAAAGGTGCCCTGTTAGTCGGTCCTCCGGGGACTGGTAAAACCTTGCTTGCAAAAGCAGTTGCAGGAGAATCGAAGGTTCCGTTCTTCTCGATTTCTGGTTCGGAATTTGTTGAGATGTTCGTTGGAATGGGAGCAGCCAGGGTTCGGGATTTATTTAAACAGGCAAAAGCTAAAGCTCCGTGTATTGTCTTTATTGATGAAATTGATGCTATTGGAAAAAGCCGTAATTCAAGCATGGCCGGGGGAAATGACGAGAGGGAGCAGACGTTAAATCAGCTGTTAACGGAAATGGATGGATTTGAACCGGATAAAGGGATTGTCATTCTCGCGGCAACGAATAGACCGGAAACCCTTGATAAAGCCCTCTTGAGACCGGGAAGATTTGA
Above is a genomic segment from Neobacillus endophyticus containing:
- a CDS encoding response regulator transcription factor; this translates as MIKIGMAEDQALVRESLAIVLGLEHDMEVVWEAANGLQAVNALKENKADIVLMDLRMPELDGVSASKQISIVSPETKIIILTTFDHDEWILDALHAGASFCFLKEIPPKLLIEAIRCVYHQQFHPDSWSPEWRRYAPEIQFKAKVSRTYASSEAVVIENEFLTSRELEVLKRIGSGQTNSEIAKALFLSEGTVKNYVSSLYYKIGVKNRNEAIRLARKLGLITSFH
- the ftsH gene encoding ATP-dependent zinc metalloprotease FtsH, giving the protein MKEIKPPKKPLIYYYVVILIVVMLLNTFLFPAIVRHSIKEVDYGTFLSMVDKGKVKNVQIEDDYITFSPKTGDIVYKTGTMDDPDLVNRLHKANVKFTKVIPKENSPLINFFWTWVAPLLIFMAIGQWLTKRMQGRMMGGGGNAFSFGKSNAKVYVESETGITFNDVAGQDEAKEALQEIVDFLHNSKKYVDIGANIPKGALLVGPPGTGKTLLAKAVAGESKVPFFSISGSEFVEMFVGMGAARVRDLFKQAKAKAPCIVFIDEIDAIGKSRNSSMAGGNDEREQTLNQLLTEMDGFEPDKGIVILAATNRPETLDKALLRPGRFDRRVPVELPDLAGRESILRVHARKVKLTDDIDFNVIARATSGASGADLANIINEAALRAVRFGRNRVTQNDLEESVEVVIAGYQRKNAVISMKDKLTIAYHEIGHALVAAKQSHSAPVHKITIIPRTSGALGYTMQVDEKETILMTKEQALDKITTYMGGRAAEEIIFKTITSGASNDIEQATKIARSMVTRFGMSEEFDMMALETVNNPYLGGDTTLLVSAETASKVDAEVLRIIKSCHHQAKEILQNNIDKLHELTKYLLEKETISGEEFMDILSGKQLETDF
- a CDS encoding chromate transporter; the encoded protein is MSAYKELMMAMVRTGVLGFGGGPSVIPLIRYEAVTRYHWLEDEEFAEIYAIANALPGPIAPKMAAYLGYRLKGAIGAIIGVLAHITPTCIATIVLLDLVHVLSFSKTFTDMISAMMPVIAVMLGQMAYEFAFKALKGLGKILGVLFLALSFILLYVVPVHPAIVILIFLLYGAFHFKIKNKVSQRSK
- a CDS encoding SdpI family protein — translated: MKKNKLFYITLVISFIPLLINIIAYPHMPNRVPVHWGINGEVNQYGSKVEQVSMSALPLVLFIFLNYLPAIDPKRESYKKHGFAFSVINLMIIIVISCINLAGLLSAFGYPISFQKVLAVLFGLMFLVLGNYMSQIRHNYFFGIRTPWTLASEYVWKKTHRFGGYMYILVGLVAFVSIFIGPAGLTMFFVALLIGTAATILYSYLVFKKNI
- a CDS encoding CPBP family intramembrane glutamic endopeptidase yields the protein MMKTRIYAPAFLLSPAARKKVDTGRLYTDVMGLGLVYTFGSLFPDPLQWILSIYTIMAWVTILTVDPTRLPDAAATKINQHKAWRYLGLSLPLYAGLMGILLWKTGSPGVMHPISLGSTLALIINGCMLELYFRNVLQVKLRQLGLSVITAICVQSLAFALHFYVSVHSFSVSAGAFALGIINGLIVYKTRSISPLFIITIIWLFLFG
- a CDS encoding LysR family transcriptional regulator, which produces MEINDLMIFKTVVSEGSISKAAKELGYVQPNVTERIKKLEQELETSLLQRNSSGISLLPPGEILLNYAEKVLTLVEDAKSEIKKDGQYYRIVTTQSILFTYLSSRIKENLKDYQIYMENNRQLNQLLKNQKVDMAITYENYSNPAFQMVSSTSISIGLLKAKGRSKIDYLKESFFVSHDPQCPFRNYTIQFMEEHHLSNTQLHQIDSYTLITEFVTEGKGVAFLPIDDEKFERVEEVEIERMPIYFFTIRGSRKEPPAELFK
- a CDS encoding nitroreductase family protein produces the protein MTEYSNTLAREIMERKSITNWTKQKCSMDVWELLLESARRAPSSWNHQPARYIILQNESNIQKLASAFHQTNKWATHAAGLIVQIADPDEDDRVAGKDYYLYDCGLAMMSLVYQAQLMGLSCRQMIGWDETLVKSLLNIPPNFRVVIITAIGYPSSSAFSQTSQELKRTLTQQHKRYGIKHISWWEQWNGEHIHDED
- a CDS encoding sensor histidine kinase, encoding MNTFFVLIRLVSYLLLLGLTIYFGHSLTWRDWAVSILVMAWGTWDFWKKPNEDTKKLGYGVWIEAIAITWWIFSVQSDVLLYAYISPLARASIHLVIRDRLLFFITCCMLIVVFEWWVPGHSFIPLLVLLFVLAYSSLIGSLVAERQRSQQLLGLSEFEREQHIREQERVRISRQLHDTMGQYWTAVIRIMDVAEAVPMPNKQTYIQKARNAAESGLQEMRNIIRNSQDGKLTSEQWIDFALKSLERLKELTNIQIELLLPEDGWFFLHRRKEISELFARVIIESLTNAIRHGMATKVCIEVGETDQSCQLFIRDNGVGFQKEIHAGIGVQSIRELTRDAGGSFQIESKQNHGTTIKLHIPFKGGQWND
- a CDS encoding GIY-YIG nuclease family protein, with the translated sequence MLLEAGIPINLKEKAQSLPTTPGVYLMKDSQGIIIYVGKAKNLKRRVQSYFQNSRNHSQKVVKLKNNIKEFDVIYTDTEFEAFMLECHLIREIKPYFNRKMKSPKGYTFIAINMNSEFPKIEVTNAPATDENCLSFGPFITKHTVEKAIQGLKEFCQIQCSGPSQTNSPCLNYSLGLCFGMCCKDSAVKDYREIISRIIALLNGEDTSLLEEMQKKMRNAAENFEFETAGKYRNYMESVRFLLQKEKVIHFTEENKNIAIIEFLTEQTFKLFLIKRNKILFSERYQLQSDRLEELATAIKSQMITYFKTNQPHFSQSVSKEEIDEAQIIYSYLENGNCHYMVIPDNWPDIDDDELNDQITQLFIKPKKEPPY
- a CDS encoding DUF4865 family protein, yielding MIGMQYKVILPKDYDMEIIRKRVQENGHKTDGFPDLLFKAYLMTEEEKNGNIYNSYAPLYVWNHSQGMNHFIFDGFYDNILDSFGWQHIQIGVSYSINLDKNFHKSHYVIEYAGDIAASKSLRKVPFHSVHDFMEDDEKCLGDLLVYNPDKWRYSHFRFYQDLPAIHLPDHLTIYEILHISQ
- a CDS encoding chromate transporter, whose amino-acid sequence is MELLHLFWGFFVANVLGYGGGPASIPLMYEEVVNHYKWLNNADFSQMLAIGNALPGPIATNIATYVGYDVNGWLGVLVALFATIFPSAFALILLLKILNRHRQSTIVKGMTLLVQPVIAIMMVALTWKMAANSFSSIGPVHSLIIGMVAFIALIKFKIHPAFMIIAAFIYGGVVLPHV